The sequence ATCAGCAGGCAAAGATTTTCCTATTTGGCGGTATTTGAAGAAAAGAAGGAATATCAAAATCATTAACAAAATTGGCAGAGGTTCTTTCAACGCAAATGCTGTGGGGAAATAATACCACCAGCCATGATAGGAATACTTGCCCATAAGAAACGCGGGGTGGCCTATTTCATTTATATGCTGTTGGCGGTCAAATCCGATTACATAGGGATGCGGCAGTAAATTTAGTACAGCGGTTTTATCTAAAGCCAAAAACAAATTGCTTCTCAATATCCTTTTATCAAGCTTGCCGAAGGTTCCGTTAAATCCGTACCCTAAATTTAGTACAAATAACCCTATTAAGATAATAAATACAAATGAAACTGCTTTTAGTTTCTTTTTGTAAAGCAAATTTTCAGCAATCAGGAATACTGGCAGTATCGCAAAAAGAATTACCGCAGTATATTTTGATAGTAATGCCAATCCCAGAAAAACACCTGAAACAAGCACCCATTTTACTTTTGACTTATCATCCCTGAACTTCCAGAAATAATAAACGGTTATAAACATGAAACAGCTTACCAATATATCTGTGGTAATCAACCCGGAATGAGCTATCACATTCGGTGAAAAAGAATACAACCCCAGCGCGATTAGCCCGGCCTTATTCCCATAAAGCTCCCGGGCAAATTTGAAAATGTAAAAACCCAACAATAAAGAAAACAAGGACATCAAAGCTCTTGCGTAGAAAAGCCTTTGATCCCAATCCTTGAACTGGAAGTTATTCAGTATTTTGCCGTGAGTGTAAAATGAGAGAGAAGGATGTCTTATGGTGCTTTCAATATCCCAAGTGTTGTATTTTGCAAGGTACCAGCCGGATTTAAGGTAATCCATCTCGTCATAAGTGTCGGTGGCAACACTTATGAACATCAGGACTCTTACAAATAACACTAAAAGCAAACCAAAAGCAATTAATTTAGCTTTCATTTTATTTGGGTTTTTTTACAAATATGTTTTTTGCTATTTCCTCTTCAATGGCAATCTGGGTCTCGCCGTGCTGGATAATAAAGGAAGGGTATGTTTCGTGAACACGCACTGTATTTCCCGGAACCAGGCCGAAAGACATCAGTTTGTGCAGTTGAATGTCTTTTTCTCCCAGGATATAAACAATTTTTACATCGCTATTGGCTTTTATTTTTGATAACGGAATAATTATGCTGTCAACTCTATCTTTTGCTTTTTCACAGCACTCGCCCACAGGAATAGGAGATCCGTGCGGGCACTGCCTGGGATGCCCCAAAAGAGTGCAGATACTTTCCTCAACTTCTTTTGAAAGTATGTGTTCAAAATCACAGGCAAAGGAACTTGGTTCGGCAATATCAAGCACATCGGATAACAACCTCTCGGCAACCCTTTGCCTGCGGATCAGGTCTTTAGCAATTTTCTCCCCTTCCGGGCTGAACATTACCTTTGCATCCTTTAATAAAACGAATCCTTTGTTTTCTAAATCCGCGAAGATATCTCTTCCTATACTTTCATGAATTTTTTTTGATACAGTATCTTTTGTGTCATTGTTTTTTTCTTTTAATTCCCAAATAATGCTTAAAGCTTCCTCTATCTCCTGTTTTGCCGGACACAGGCCATGAATGGATGTTTTTTCTTCGTTCATTTTATTTACCTCTATAAACTAATAATTTTATAGCTAACTAAATAGCCTAACAGTAAATTTACCATACTGCCAAACAAAATCGCGTAAGTCGTAACAAAAAGCATAATCCCTGCGGCAGCTTTAATTCCTCTTTCCTTTATTGTTACAAGAAACTGCGCTATACACGGCATAAACAATGTAACCACAATCAGGCTTACCACTACCTGCTGATTTGTCATCATTCCTTTCTTATAAAGCATGTAAAGGCCCGCAGTTCCGTAATCTCTTCTTAAAAATCCCACAATAAACGCGGATGAAGTTTCTATAGGCAGGTTCAGCAAATCAACAACAATCGGATTCATTAGTTTATTTAAAAATCCCAACAATCCCGACTTGCTCAAAAAAAACAGGAAAAGAGTGCCTGCAATAAACAACGGAACAGCTTCCTTCAGGTACCATTTGATTCTTGCGAATGTTTTTACGAGAATATTGCTGATTTTTGGAATCCTTATCGGCGGCAATTCCTGGATAAAGCGGCTCTTTTCGCCTTTAACAATTTTTGACGCCACGAAACCCACAAGGACAAATGATGAGAGGATGGAAAGAAACCAAATTATAAAACCTGTAAATGATATGCTTCCCAACAATCCCAGGATTACACCCAGCTGCGCGGAACACGGGATACATAACGCAAGCAGCAAGGTTACCAGCAGCCTTTCCTTTTTAGTATCAAGTATTCTCGAAGTTAAAACTGCCATAGTCCCACAGCCTAAACCCAGCACCATGGGAAGTATCGCCCGGCCATTGAGTCCGATTTTGCTGAACAATCTGTCTGAAAGAGCGGATAACCTGGGTAAATACCCGGAATCTTCCAATAATCCGAAAAAAATAAAAAAAACGGTTACTATAGGCAAAACAATAGCAAACGCGTAAGTCAATGCCATGGTTATTATTCCATATTCTCCGATAAATAATTCATTAATAAACGCGATGTGAATATACTTTTCAAATAATTTCATGAATACCGGATTAATGTAACCTTTGAAAATTGTATTTTCAAAAAAATCCACCATTGCGCCTGCGGCAAACCTGCCGACAAACTCATACATTACTAACAGCACAAAAAAGAGAATTATCAGGCCGCTGAAAGGCCGCAAAGTCATCCGGCCCAAAAAATCCTGTATTACCCGGTTCAACGGCGCCGAGAACTTCAGGGTTTTTTTAAAAAGTTTTCCCGTAATTTTAAGTTTTTCATCCATCAGCACCGCTTCAACCGGCTTTGAAAGTTCTTTCCGGCAAAAATTTTTTATTGAATGTACTTTTTCAACAGTTTCCTTTACCAGATATTTTGATATTTTTTCGTCTTCAAGATCCGACGCAAGCAGCCTTAAAGCAAAAGCGCGGTTATCTTTCAAAAATGCCGGCAATTCCTTTCTAATATTGCTCAATGAGTCTTCAATTATTTCATTATATTCTATTTTAAAATTTGGACTGTCATGTTTTATTTCTTGGGAGAGCAGTCCTTTCAACTCCGGTATGCCTTCTTTTGTTATAGCAACAGTTTTGACTATGCTTAATCCCAGGGTTGAAGAAAGCGCCTCTGCATCAATATTAATACCGCGCTGTTTGGCTTCGTCATGCATATTGAGTACTACTATCAATGGCAATCCTGTCTCTATCAATTCAAGGGTAAGAATAAGGCTTCTATCGAGATTCTTACTGTCAAGAACATTGATTACTGCTTTAATGTCTCCTTCAAGCAATATATTTGAAGTGACTATTTCATCTTCTGAATGCGGAATAAGAGAATTTACCCCAGGAGTATCTATAACCTGATATACTTTATTGTTCAACTTCACCAGTCCGTCCGAAACATCTACGGTGGTTCCCGGATAATTGGACACGGTTACATAATTGCCTGTCAGGCAATTAAATATAACGCTTTTTCCGACATTCGGATTTCCTACTAATACAATTTTTTCCATTTAGTTTATTTGAATATCTCTCCGGTTTCGTTAGACCAAAAAAGCAAATCCAGGTGAGAAATCGGGATTTTGATTTTCTTAGAAAATTGTTTGAGTTTTTCTTCTATTTCAAAATATTTTTTCGGCGTAATTGATGTTGGAATTTCTTTTATAACCCCCAGAGCTTTCATATTTTTCAGGATATGCCGGTCTAAAATCGCCAGGTTTTCCCCAAGCCCGATATTTCTAAGGAAATGGCTGGCTTCTTTATATCCGATTCCCTTAATATTTTTCACAATCCAATTTCTGAGCTCAAAAGTATTGGCTTGTTCTTTGGGATCAAGCA comes from Elusimicrobiota bacterium and encodes:
- a CDS encoding FeoA domain-containing protein, encoding MNEEKTSIHGLCPAKQEIEEALSIIWELKEKNNDTKDTVSKKIHESIGRDIFADLENKGFVLLKDAKVMFSPEGEKIAKDLIRRQRVAERLLSDVLDIAEPSSFACDFEHILSKEVEESICTLLGHPRQCPHGSPIPVGECCEKAKDRVDSIIIPLSKIKANSDVKIVYILGEKDIQLHKLMSFGLVPGNTVRVHETYPSFIIQHGETQIAIEEEIAKNIFVKKPK
- a CDS encoding glycosyltransferase family 39 protein, producing the protein MKAKLIAFGLLLVLFVRVLMFISVATDTYDEMDYLKSGWYLAKYNTWDIESTIRHPSLSFYTHGKILNNFQFKDWDQRLFYARALMSLFSLLLGFYIFKFARELYGNKAGLIALGLYSFSPNVIAHSGLITTDILVSCFMFITVYYFWKFRDDKSKVKWVLVSGVFLGLALLSKYTAVILFAILPVFLIAENLLYKKKLKAVSFVFIILIGLFVLNLGYGFNGTFGKLDKRILRSNLFLALDKTAVLNLLPHPYVIGFDRQQHINEIGHPAFLMGKYSYHGWWYYFPTAFALKEPLPILLMILIFLLFFKYRQIGKSLPADYFLIIPVAMLVVVACFFNKNNTGFRYLLPLFPFMFVLLSNLANIKVKLIKPVFIVLLLWYAVDSLLAHPYYIAYFNELAGGSKNGYKYLADSNLDWGQDRNLVIKYMKDKKLQFNPKTPVAGKIIINANNLDDVFVLNKNTHKWLRDFKPSGNIGYSWLIYDISQSDYENILKNNPRVEKKQEILDSYVIKISTDIYFYLEKLKTEPENPVLHNNLGFVYWLKGDIDKSIAEFSKALELDPYQVEYYSNLAYVYNQKGDKKAASALMGSYRQYSGRSMMKAIYYIQYGEDKIILDNIFVLPVSEIKVM
- the feoB gene encoding ferrous iron transport protein B; this translates as MEKIVLVGNPNVGKSVIFNCLTGNYVTVSNYPGTTVDVSDGLVKLNNKVYQVIDTPGVNSLIPHSEDEIVTSNILLEGDIKAVINVLDSKNLDRSLILTLELIETGLPLIVVLNMHDEAKQRGINIDAEALSSTLGLSIVKTVAITKEGIPELKGLLSQEIKHDSPNFKIEYNEIIEDSLSNIRKELPAFLKDNRAFALRLLASDLEDEKISKYLVKETVEKVHSIKNFCRKELSKPVEAVLMDEKLKITGKLFKKTLKFSAPLNRVIQDFLGRMTLRPFSGLIILFFVLLVMYEFVGRFAAGAMVDFFENTIFKGYINPVFMKLFEKYIHIAFINELFIGEYGIITMALTYAFAIVLPIVTVFFIFFGLLEDSGYLPRLSALSDRLFSKIGLNGRAILPMVLGLGCGTMAVLTSRILDTKKERLLVTLLLALCIPCSAQLGVILGLLGSISFTGFIIWFLSILSSFVLVGFVASKIVKGEKSRFIQELPPIRIPKISNILVKTFARIKWYLKEAVPLFIAGTLFLFFLSKSGLLGFLNKLMNPIVVDLLNLPIETSSAFIVGFLRRDYGTAGLYMLYKKGMMTNQQVVVSLIVVTLFMPCIAQFLVTIKERGIKAAAGIMLFVTTYAILFGSMVNLLLGYLVSYKIISL